A part of Stigmatopora nigra isolate UIUO_SnigA unplaced genomic scaffold, RoL_Snig_1.1 HiC_scaffold_25, whole genome shotgun sequence genomic DNA contains:
- the snx33 gene encoding sorting nexin-33, producing the protein MMSVKAKALYTFQSENQEEISIRENEELIIFDENSVDGWFQGENSQGERGLFPASYVEVIRTRSNSNVTDCSISPAGSLGNDSCFLPSSTTDGALNAQPTYYDIDDDDDWDDWDDRSTVVEDGDHGRGPSGANGHSRQTPSRTHHPDIHYRTKSAMERQDSISSSRKGSMVGRNLNRFSSFVRSGVEAFVLGDVPMMAKIAESYGIEMNPQGPVWKDSPQPFSCSIEDPTKQTKFKGIKTYISYRVTPSHTGRPVYRRYKHFDWLYNRLLHKFTVISVPHLPEKQATGRFEEDFIEKRKRRLILWMNHMTSHPVLSQYEGFEHFLMCSDDKQWKLGKRRAEKDEMVGAHFMLTLQIPNEHQDLQDVEERVDTFKNFTKKMDDSVMQLGHVASELVRKHLGGFRKEFQRLGNSFQSVSQSFTLDPPHGSEALNNAISHTGRTYENIGELFAEQPKYDLFKMLDTLSLYQGLLANFPDIIHLQKGAFAKVKESQRMTDEGKMDQEEADGIRKRCRTVGFALQAEMSHFHRQREVDFKDMMQAYLKEQIAFYQRVVQQLERTLRMYECL; encoded by the exons ATGATGTCAGTCAAAGCCAAAGCGCTGTACACATTCCAAAGCGAAAACCAAGAAGAAATCAGCATCCGTGAGAACGAAGAACTAATAATTTTCGACGAAAACTCCGTAGACGGATGGTTCCAAGGCGAAAACAGCCAAGGGGAACGTGGTCTCTTCCCGGCATCTTACGTGGAAGTCATCCGAACCCGTTCCAACTCTAACGTGACGGATTGTTCCATCAGTCCGGCTGGTTCTCTTGGTAACGACTCATGTTTCTTACCCTCATCCACCACCGATGGCGCCCTCAACGCTCAACCCACCTACTACGACATAGACGATGACGACGACTGGGACGACTGGGACGACCGTTCCACCGTAGTGGAAGATGGCGACCACGGACGAGGCCCTAGTGGCGCTAACGGACACTCTCGCCAGACGCCGTCACGCACGCACCACCCTGATATCCACTACAGGACTAAGTCCGCCATGGAGAGGCAAGACAGTATCTCCAGTTCTAGGAAAGGTAGCATGGTTGGTCGTAACTTAAACCGCTTCTCTAGTTTCGTACGATCCGGCGTGGAAGCCTTCGTCTTGGGCGACGTTCCCATGATGGCTAAAATCGCCGAATCCTACGGTATCGAGATGAACCCTCAAGGACCCGTCTGGAAAGATAGTCCACAACCGTTTTCATGCTCCATTGAAGACCCTACCAAGCAGACTAAGTTTAAAGGTATAAAAACGTACATTTCGTACCGTGTGACGCCTAGCCATACAGGGCGTCCTGTATATCGACGCTATAAGCACTTTGATTGGCTCTATAATCGACTTCTACACAAGTTTACCGTAATTTCCGTTCCACACTTACCGGAGAAGCAAGCCACGGGTCGTTTTGAGGAGGATTTCATCGAAAAACGTAAACGGCGGTTGATTTTATGGATGAATCACATGACTAGCCACCCGGTACTCTCCCAGTACGAGGGATTCGAACATTTCCTGATGTGTTCCGACGATAAACAATGGAAACTTGGAAAACGGCGTGCTGAAAAGGACGAAATGGTCGGTGCTCATTTTATGTTGACCCTCCAGATCCCCAACGAACACCAGGACCTCCAAGACGTGGAAGAACGGGTGGATACTTTTAAGAActtcactaaaaaaatggacGACAGCGTCATGCAGTTGGGTCACGTGGCTTCGGAATTAGTTCGTAAACATCTGGGAGGGTTCCGGAAGGAGTTCCAAAGACTGGGAAACTCGTTCCAGTCGGTTAGTCAGTCGTTTACGCTGGACCCGCCACATGGTTCCGAGGCCTTGAACAACGCCATCTCGCACACCGGGCGCACCTACGAGAATATCGGCGAACTGTTTGCTGAGCAGCCCAAGTATGATCTCTTCAAAATGCTGGATACGTTGTCGCTATACCAAGGTCTGCTCGCCAACTTTCCGGATATTATTCATCTACAGAAAG GTGCCTTCGCTAAGGTGAAGGAAAGCCAACGCATGACGGATGAAGGCAAGATGGACCAGGAAGAGGCGGACGGCATCCGCAAGCGCTGCCGGACGGTAGGCTTTGCGTTGCAGGCCGAGATGAGCCACTTCCACCGCCAGCGCGAAGTGGACTTTAAAGACATGATGCAGGCGTACCTCAAGGAGCAAATCGCCTTCTACCAGCGTGTAGTGCAACAACTGGAGCGCACACTACGTATGTACGAGTGTCTTTGA
- the snupn gene encoding snurportin-1 encodes MDDLTRALSASFAVSKEPNSTSAPHPRLSQYKSKYSVLEQSERRRRFLEFQKIKRFNYVDHVRCLADGDWTGADGDGEEDMEKQVGEEEGKREKDEDGDDEEMEIERRKLPKHYANQLMLSEWLVDAPADLDTDWLMVVCPVGKRSLVISAKGSTAAYTKSGYCVNRFPSLLPGGNRHNSAIGKDYTILDCIYSEVDRTFYILDVMCWRGHPVYDCPTDFRFYWLQSKVQESEGLAEIAKRNPFRFVSLQSTDCTAATIHGALAAEYSFTVDGLLFYHRETHYTPGSTPLVGWLRPYMVADILGLEVPVGPLTVKPDYAGQQLQQIREQKKTSGEVRPASRDGGYELEHLSTLTKDNDHNHKTIQEALMEG; translated from the exons ATGGACGACCTGACCCGCGCCCTCTCGGCCAGTTTCGCTGTCTCCAAGGAACCCAACAGTACATCTGCCCCACATCCTCGGCTATCTCAGTACAAGAGCAAGTACAGCGTACTGGAGCAAAGCGAGCGCCGACGGCGTTTTCTTGAATTCCAGAAAAT AAAGAGGTTCAACTACGTTGATCACGTGCGGTGTTTGGCCGATGGCGACTGGACGGGGGCGGACGGCGATGGCGAGGAGGACATGGAGAAACAGGTGGGGGAAGAAGAAGGGAAGCGAGAGAAAGATGAAGATGGCGATGATGAGGAAATGGAGATCGAGAGAAGAAAACTGCCGAAGCATTATGCTAATCAG CTCATGTTGTCAGAATGGTTGGTGGATGCCCCAGCAGATCTCGATACTGATTGGCTGATGGTCGTCTGTCCTGTTGGGAAAAGATCCCTCGTCATTTCCGCCAAG gGTTCCACTGCGGCGTACACAAAAAGCGGCTACTGCGTGAACCGTTTCCCTTCTCTTCTTCCCGGTGGGAACCGCCACAACTCAGCCATAGGAAAAG ACTACACCATCCTGGACTGCATTTACAGTGAGGTGGACAGAACTTTCTACATCCTGGACGTCATGTGTTGGAGAGGCCACCCCGTCTACGATTGCCCG ACGGATTTCCGCTTTTACTGGCTCCAGTCGAAAGTACAGGAGAGCGAGGGCTTGGCGGAGATCGCCAAACGCAACCCT TTCCGCTTTGTGAGTCTCCAGAGCACCGACTGCACAGCAGCGACCATTCACGGGGCCCTGGCAGCCGAGTACAGCTTCACC GTGGACGGTCTTCTCTTCTACCACCGGGAGACACATTACACACCCGGCAGCACCCCGTTGGTGGGCTGGCTCCGCCCCTACATGGTCGCCGACATCCTGGGGCTAGAAGTACCCGTCGGACCTCTCACCGTGAAACCAGATTACGCAGGTCAGCAACTGCAGCAGATTCGGGAGCAGAAGAAAACTTCGGGCGAGGTACGACCGGCTAGCAGGGACGGCGGCTACGAGCTAGAACACCTGTCCACACTAACCAAGGACAATGATCACAACCACAAAACCATTCAGGAAGCCCTAATGGAGGGCTGA
- the ptpn9a gene encoding tyrosine-protein phosphatase non-receptor type 9 has protein sequence MAATLSPEEEQATRQFLEEITRWTNQHGVSPLSKELAVKFLMARKFDVLRAIELFHSYRETRLKEGIVRLQPQEEPLRSELLSGKFTVLSARDPSGASIALYTAKLHHPNKTGNHVVLQALFYLLDRAVESFETQRNGLVFIYDMAGSTYTNFELDLSKKILNLLKGAFPARLKKVLIVGAPVWFRVPYNLLSLLLKEKLRERVQMVKMAELRQHLPRDCLPQHLGGLLPLDAFSWNQQLLAGQNGHADPVDELVAIPLEDSSVHVPGSESMRPQELLTHLGRLQRSGIHQEYEELRKEAPPGTFHCAQAVYNLERNRYGDVLCLDQTRVHLKTRRNEKSDYINASFMDGYKQKNAYIGTQGPLEKTYGDFWRMVWEQNVLVVVMTTRTEEGSRRKCGQYWPLDEGGQEVYGHMAVVNQRVDHHTHFNHTSLELHNTETCEQRQVSHFQYLSWPDYGVPTSAMTLIDFLAVVKRQQLNMIKSMGSRWAGHPQGPPIVVHCSAGIGRTGTFCALDISLSQLQDVGSLNVCQTVRRMRTQRAFSIQTPDQYYFCYNAILEHAQRHGLLPANQ, from the exons ATGGCAGCTACTTTATCGCCCGAGGAAGAACAG GCCACCAGACAGTTCTTGGAGGAAATTACTCGATGGACCAATCAGCATGGCGTCTCTCCACTCTCCAAGGAATTGGCAGTCAAGTTCCTCATGGCGCGCAAGTTCGACGTCTTACGAGCGATCGAACTGTTCCACAGCTATAGG GAAACGCGTCTTAAAGAAGGAATTGTCCGACTTCAGCCTCAGGAAGAACCTCTGCGCTCAGAGTTGCTCAGTGGAAAGTTCACAGTGCTG AGTGCACGGGATCCTTCAGGGGCCTCCATCGCCTTGTACACTGCCAAACTTCATCACCCAAACAAGACGGGCAACCACGTCGTCCTACAAGCACTCTTTTACCTTCTGGACCGTGCCGTGGAGAG CTTTGAGACTCAAAGGAACGGTTTGGTGTTCATTTACGACATGGCCGGTTCCACCTACACCAACTTTGAGCTGGACTTGAGCAAGAAGATTCTCAATTTACTCAAG GGGGCGTTCCCTGCCAGGTTGAAGAAAGTGTTGATTGTTGGGGCTCCGGTGTGGTTTCGGGTTCCCTACAACCTGCTCAGTCTTCTGTTGAAGGAGAAACTTCGAGAGCGG GTTCAAATGGTGAAGATGGCCGAACTGCGCCAACACCTCCCCAGGGACTGCCTACCCCAGCACTTGGGTGGCCTTCTCCCCTTAGACGCCTTCAGCTGGAACCAGCAACTTCTAGCGGGGCAAaacggccacgctgaccccgtGGACGAGCTGGTGGCAATCCCCCTGGAGGACTCTTCCGTTCACGTCCCGGGATCCGAATCCATGCGTCCTCAGGAGTTGCTGACTCACCTAGGTAGGCTTCAGCGCTCCGGGATCCATCAGGAGTACGAGGAGCTCCGCAAAGAAGCTCCGCCTGGGACATTTCATTGTGCACA AGCCGTTTATAATCTGGAGAGGAATCGATATGGAGATGTTCTGTGCCTTGATCAAACTAGAGTCCATCTGAAAACAAGAAGGAACGAG AAATCTGACTACATCAACGCCAGCTTCATGGATGGCTATAAACAGAAGAACGCATATATCGGTACTCAAG GTCCATTAGAAAAGACATACGGGGACTTCTGGAGAATGGTTTGGGAACAGAATGTGCTTGTTGTTGTCATGACAACcag GACCGAAGAGGGTAGTCGAAGGAAATGTGGACAGTACTGGCCGCTAGACGAAGGCGGTCAGGAGGTTTACGGCCACATGGCGGTGGTCAATCAACGAGTGGACCATCATACGCACTTCAACCATACCAGCCTGGAATTGCACAATACCGAG ACGTGCGAACAGAGGCAAGTGAGTCACTTCCAGTACCTGAGCTGGCCCGATTACGGCGTGCCCACTTCTGCCATGACGCTCATCGACTTTCTGGCGGTGGTGAAGAGGCAGCAGTTGAATATGATCAAGTCTATGGGATCCCGGTGGGCGGGGCACCCACAAGGACCGCCCATTGTTGTCCATTGTAGTGCCGGGATTGGGAGGACAG GGACTTTTTGCGCCCTGGACATCAGTCTGTCGCAACTCCAAGACGTGGGCTCGCTCAACGTATGCCAGACGGTGCGACGCATGAGAACACAGCGGGCCTTCAGTATCCAAACCCCAGACCAGTACTACTTCTGCTACAACGCCATTTTGGAGCACGCCCAACGGCACGGCCTGCTCCCGGCCAATCAGTGA